From the Streptomyces sp. SN-593 genome, the window GCAGCGAGGTGCGGGTGTGGGTGTGCGGGGCGACCGCGCACGGCGTGCACCGCTACGCGCGGGAGACCGGCATCATGGGCGAGCTGTACACCGAGAACCAGTACCGCAACCCCGAGGGCAACCCGCACTACTGGGACCAGGTCGTCCTGGACGCGGTGCTGGCCGAGCCGCTGGTCGACCTGTACCTGAACACCGACGTGCGGGAGGTCGCGGCGGACGGGCCGCAGGAGGCGCGGACCGTGCGGTCCGTCACCGGGTGGACCATGGGCGCCGAGCGCACCACGGTCTTCCGTGCCGCCCAGTTCCTGGACTGCACCGGCGACGGCCTGGTCGGGCACCTGGCCGGCGCCCGCTACCGGATCGGCCGCGAGGCGCGCTCACAGTACGGCGAGAGCTGGGCCCCGGAGGTCGCCGACGAGGCGCTGCTGGGCTCCACGATCCTGTTCTCCACCAAGGACGCCGGCCGCCCGGTGAAGTTCGTCGCGCCCTCCTACGCCAAGGACCTGGCCACCACGCCGATCCTGCGCAACCGGGTGCTGCGCACCGGGGACAACGGCTGCGACTACTGGTGGATCGAGTGGGGCGGCGAGCTGGACACCGTCCACGACAACGAGCGCATCCGCGACGAACTCCAGTCGGTGGTCATGGGCGTGTGGGACCACATCAAGAACTCCGGCGAGTTCGACGCGGCGAACCTGACGCTGGAGTGGGCCGGGTCGCTGCCCGGCAAGCGCGAGTACCGGCGGTTCGTCGGCGACCACACGCTGACCCAGCAGGACATCCTCGGACAGCGGCAGTTCGCCGACCGCGTCGCCTTCGGCGGCTGGTCGGTGGACCTGCACCCGGTGCAGGGGATGTACGCCGAGGAGCCCGGCGCCCGCCAGCGGTACGCCGACGGGGTCTTCCACATCCCCCTGCGCTGCCTGTACTCCGCCAACGTCACCAACCTGCTGTTCGCCGGGCGGAACATCTCCGCGACCCACATCGCGTTCGGCGCCACCCGCGTCATGGCGACCTGCGCGACGCTCGGCGAGGCCGCCGGCACCGCCGCCGCGCTGTGCGCCGAGCACCGGCTCACCCCACGGGAACTCGCCCACGACCGCGCCGGCCTGGTCGCCCAGACGCTGCTGCGCCAGGACGCCTCGGTGATCGGCGTCCGCAACACCGACCCCGGCGACCTGGCCCGCGGCGCCCGGGTCACCGCCTCCTCCACCCAGGACGTCCTCGGCACCCCGCGGGGCGGGGCGCGGGCGGACGGCGCCGCACCGGAGGGAGTGCGGCCGGAGGACGCCGGGGCGGACGGGGCGCGGGCGGAGGACGCCGGGGCGGACGGGGCGCGGGCGGAACCGTACCCGCTCGCCCGGGACGTCGCGCTGCTGCTGCCGGCCGACCCCGCGCTGGACGCGGTGGAACTGCTGGCCCGCACGCGCGAACCCGGGGGCGCCGAGCTGACGGTGGAGCTGTGGGGCACCGGACTCCCGGAGAACGGGGTCCCCGCCGACCACCTGGCCACCGTCACGGTGCCGGTGCCGCCCGGCGGGCCGCACTGGGTCCGCGCGCGGTTCGACCACCGGCCGGCGCGGCCGCACAACGTCGTGGTCGTGGTCCGCGCCCGCCGGGACACGGACCTGTACCTGGGGGACGGGCGGGTGGACGGCGTGCTGTCGCTGCGCCGCCGGGCCGAGGGCGACGCAGCGGTGGACCACGACATCCCCGAGGAGGACGGGCAGAACGTGCTGGAGTGGTCGGCCCGCGAGCTGCGCCGCCGCTCGTTCTGCTTCCACGCCGAGCCGCCCACCGCCGCGTTCGCGCCGGACCGCGCCGTCGGCGGCTACCAGCGGCCGTACGGCGGGCCCCAGATGTGGTCCTCGGCCGAGCTGGCCGATCCCGCGGACGCGGACGAGTGGCTCCAGTTGGAGTGGGACGGGCCCGTCGTCCTGCGCACCGTCCAGGTGGTGTTCGACGACGACGTGGACGAGTACCTCAACAACCTGCACCGGCACCGCACCCCGTTCGAGGTCATGCCGGAACTCGTCAGGGACTACCGGGTGCTGGTGCGCGGCGAGGACGGGCGGTGGCGGACGGTGGAGACGGTCCGCGGCAACCGGCGCCGCCACCGCGTCCACCGCCTCGCCGAGCCGGTGCGGGCCGGCGCGCTGCGGATCGCGGTGGACGCCGTCCACGGCGCGCGGCACGCCCACGTGGTCGCGGTCCGCGCGTACGAGGAGTAGGCGCGCACGAGGGGTCGGCGCGGACGGGTGCACCGGCGCGGAGGAGGGATCGGCGCGGACGGGAGGGGCCCGGGCGGCCGGCCCCGAGGCCGCGGTGGGCGAGGGCACCGAGCCGGCCGGCCGGGGCCGGCGGACCGGAGGCACGTACCGGGCGGCGCCCCCGGTCGCGGGAACCGGGGGCGCCACGGGCCCGTCTACGGCTGCGGCGGGAGCAGGCCCTAAGGTTCAGGGCAGAGCATCGCGGCTCGCCTACGGGAGACGGGGGACCCATGTCCGTGCCATGGAGCAGTGAGGGCCTACCGCCCGCCGCGGCGGGTCGGCTGTCCTCGGCCGGGGACAGCGGGACGTGGACGTCCGCGCTGTCCACCGGCGAGTTCGCCGCGATCCGCTCGGTCGGCTTCCGGCCGGTCGGGCAGGTGATGGGGTCGGCGGTCTTCCGCATCGGGCGCAGCGGCAGGTTCTGGGGCTACCACGACTGCCAGTTCGCCGCGGCGCGCTACCGCTACCGCAGCGCCGCGCGCTTCGACGCGCCGGTCGCGCTGTCGGGGAACGGCTCGCCGTCGCGCCCGCTCGTCGAGGTCTTCGACCGGGCCCGGCGGACCGCGCTGACCCGGATGACGGCGGAGTGCCGGGCGCTGGGGGGCGACGGCGTGGTGGCCGCCGCGCTGACCATGGCGCCGTTCACCGGGCGGGCGGACTGCCTGGAGTTCAAGGTGATCGGCACCGCGGTGCGCGCCGAGGGCGAGCGGCACGCCGAGCAGCCGTTCACCTCGCATCTGGACGGGCAGGGCTTCGCGAAGCTGCTGGCCGCCGGGTGGGTACCGGTCGAGTTGCTGGTCGGCATGTCGATCGGCATCCGCCACGACGACTACCGGACCACCGCGCAGACGTACTCCTGGTCCAATGTCGAGGTGCGCGGCTGGAGCGACCTGGTGCACGCGGTCCGCGCCGACGCGCGGCAGCAGTTGAGGGCACAGGGCGCCCGGCGCGGCGGGGACGGGATCGTGATGGCCGACAGCGAGCTGCGGGTGTGGTCGGAGACGTGCCTGCTGTCCGGCGACAACGAGCAGGAGGACCACATCGCGGAGGCGACGATGGTGGGCAGCAGCATCGCGCGGTTCCGGGTCCGCACGCCGCCGCCGCGCACGCTGTCGGTGATGCCGCTGGGCGACCGGGGGGCGAAGCTGCGCCGACGGCTGGCCACGGTGGCGATGAGTCCGTACGCGGACCGCGCGCAGTACCAGCGGCTGGTCGAGGAGATCAGCGAACTGGACGGTTAGGGCCTTTCGTCCGGCTCTCCACGACGTCCCGCGACGCACCGCCTCCCACCCGGCCGCACCGCCGCACCGCCGCACCGCCGCACCGCCGCACCGCCGCACCGCCGCACCGCCGGGACTTTCCACCGTACGACCGCACGTCTCACGAGGGGTACTGACATGACGAACCAGCAGCCGGGCGCCGAGGGCGTTCCCGCCGACGCGATGCGCAGGTTGTCGGAGCTGGCGCCCGGCCGCCCGGGGTCGATCTTCACCAGCGACCTGTCGGTGAACGAGTTCCTGCTGGTGCGCGAGGCGGGCTTCAAGCCCATCGGCCTGGTGCTCGGCAGTTCGATCTACCACGTCGGCATGCAGTTGGGCCGCTGGAGCAGGAACCAGGAGCTGGAAACCCTCAGCCAGGCGATGTACCACGCCCGGGAGCTGGCGATGACCCGGATGGAGGCCGAGGCGGCGGCGCTGGGCGCGGACGGCATCGTCGGCGTCCGGCTGACCGTCGAGGCGCGGGAGTTCGGCAAGGACGTCGCGGAGTTCATCGCGATCGGCACCGCGGTCAGCGGCGACACCGCTCCTCCCGGGGGCGGCACCTGGCGCAACAACAAGGGCCAGCCGTTCACCTCGGACCTGTCGGGGCAGGACTTCTGGACGCTGATCCGGGCCGGTTACGCGCCGCTGGGCATGGTGATGGGAAGCTGCGTCTACCACGTCGCGCACCAGAAGATGGGCTCGGTGATGTCGAACATGGGCCGCAACGTGGAGATCGAGCAGTTCACCCAGGCGCTGTACGACGCGAGGGAGCTGGCGATGGCGCGGATGCAGGCGGAGGCGGAGGCGCTGCACGCCGAAGGCGTGGTCGGGGTGCGGCTCGATGCGCACAACCACCGCTGGGGCGGCCACACCACGGAGTTCTTCTCGATCGGCACGGCGGTGCGGCCGCTGCGGCCGGACCACGAGATCGAGCGGCCCACCATGGTGCTCGGCCTCGACGGTTGAGCAGGCGGGCATCCGGCGGGCATCCGGCGGACCCTACGACATCTCGGAGGTGGGAAGGACGATGAGCGGGCAGGACGCGGTCCCGGCGCTGCCGGGCGACGAGGGCGGGCCGGGTTCCGGCGCGTCGATCGACATGCTGGCGGCCGCGCTGCGGCGTGACGCGGCGGACCTGGAGCTGTACGCGAAGGTGCTCACGGAGTCGCTGGCGGACGCGCTGCCGGCCGGTTCGGTGACCGCGGAGCGCAGGCGCGGCGTCGGCGACCGGCTGGCCGGCCGCGCGGGCCGGGTGGAGCGGCTCGACGTCGCCCTGGACGACCGGCGGCTGAGCCTCACGCTGGCGCACGGCCGCCCGCAGGGCGAGGTGGCCACGGTGGTGCGCGGCGTGGTCCTGTCCCGCACGCCGGTGCCGCTGGACACGTGGGTCGCCGAGTTGGCCGCGGCGCTGTCGGCGCGGGCCCGGTCCGACGCCCGGGCCCGCGCCGCCCTCGAACGGCTGGTCCTGGGCGGCTGACCGCGCGGTCGGCCGCCCGGGGGCGGGGCCGCCGGGTACGGGCGGCCCGGCCCCGCCGGTCAGTTGGAGTAGACCTCCGCGCGGTCGACCGAGACGTACGCGGCACTGGAGGCGGCGTCCTTGGTGCCGGTCACCCGGACGCGCAGCGTGTGCTTGCCGTACGCGAGTTCGGGGCTGACGTAGTTCACCTGCTCGCCCGTGCGGATCGCCCCGTAGTAGTCGGCGGTGGTCTCGGCGCCGCCGTCCACGGAGAAGGCGGCGATGCCGTTGCCGGTGTCGCGCACCGACAGCAGGGCGATGCGGGTGCCGGTGAACGTGTAGGTGGCGGTGGCGCCGGCGGTCGCGCTCCAGTGGTCGTCGCCCCAGAAGCACTGGACGCCGCAGCCGGTGCCGGAGTTCCAGCCGCCGGTGTAGGCGACGGAGCCCGAACCGCTGGTGGTGTTGGTGTCGTTGATCCAGTACGGGCCGCCGCCGGGGTCGCCGGAGGGCAGGTCCTGGGTGGCGCCGGCCGCGAGCGGCGAGCCGAAGTTCGGCGTGCCGTCGGCGTTCCAGTTGATCTTCTGGGCGCGGGTCGTGCGGCCGTCGTAGGTGTAGGAGGACGTGTTCTTGCCGTGGTAGACGATCCAGTCCTGGGTGCCGTCGGGGCTCTTGAAGAATCCGTTGGAGCCCGGGCCCCACACGCCCGTGGAGTCGTTGCGGGAGA encodes:
- a CDS encoding heavy metal-binding domain-containing protein, translating into MSVPWSSEGLPPAAAGRLSSAGDSGTWTSALSTGEFAAIRSVGFRPVGQVMGSAVFRIGRSGRFWGYHDCQFAAARYRYRSAARFDAPVALSGNGSPSRPLVEVFDRARRTALTRMTAECRALGGDGVVAAALTMAPFTGRADCLEFKVIGTAVRAEGERHAEQPFTSHLDGQGFAKLLAAGWVPVELLVGMSIGIRHDDYRTTAQTYSWSNVEVRGWSDLVHAVRADARQQLRAQGARRGGDGIVMADSELRVWSETCLLSGDNEQEDHIAEATMVGSSIARFRVRTPPPRTLSVMPLGDRGAKLRRRLATVAMSPYADRAQYQRLVEEISELDG
- a CDS encoding heavy metal-binding domain-containing protein is translated as MTNQQPGAEGVPADAMRRLSELAPGRPGSIFTSDLSVNEFLLVREAGFKPIGLVLGSSIYHVGMQLGRWSRNQELETLSQAMYHARELAMTRMEAEAAALGADGIVGVRLTVEAREFGKDVAEFIAIGTAVSGDTAPPGGGTWRNNKGQPFTSDLSGQDFWTLIRAGYAPLGMVMGSCVYHVAHQKMGSVMSNMGRNVEIEQFTQALYDARELAMARMQAEAEALHAEGVVGVRLDAHNHRWGGHTTEFFSIGTAVRPLRPDHEIERPTMVLGLDG
- a CDS encoding FAD-dependent oxidoreductase, which gives rise to MRTEERDHDVVVVGGGLAGVCAAVAAARLGRSVALVHNRPVLGGNSSSEVRVWVCGATAHGVHRYARETGIMGELYTENQYRNPEGNPHYWDQVVLDAVLAEPLVDLYLNTDVREVAADGPQEARTVRSVTGWTMGAERTTVFRAAQFLDCTGDGLVGHLAGARYRIGREARSQYGESWAPEVADEALLGSTILFSTKDAGRPVKFVAPSYAKDLATTPILRNRVLRTGDNGCDYWWIEWGGELDTVHDNERIRDELQSVVMGVWDHIKNSGEFDAANLTLEWAGSLPGKREYRRFVGDHTLTQQDILGQRQFADRVAFGGWSVDLHPVQGMYAEEPGARQRYADGVFHIPLRCLYSANVTNLLFAGRNISATHIAFGATRVMATCATLGEAAGTAAALCAEHRLTPRELAHDRAGLVAQTLLRQDASVIGVRNTDPGDLARGARVTASSTQDVLGTPRGGARADGAAPEGVRPEDAGADGARAEDAGADGARAEPYPLARDVALLLPADPALDAVELLARTREPGGAELTVELWGTGLPENGVPADHLATVTVPVPPGGPHWVRARFDHRPARPHNVVVVVRARRDTDLYLGDGRVDGVLSLRRRAEGDAAVDHDIPEEDGQNVLEWSARELRRRSFCFHAEPPTAAFAPDRAVGGYQRPYGGPQMWSSAELADPADADEWLQLEWDGPVVLRTVQVVFDDDVDEYLNNLHRHRTPFEVMPELVRDYRVLVRGEDGRWRTVETVRGNRRRHRVHRLAEPVRAGALRIAVDAVHGARHAHVVAVRAYEE